From Anomaloglossus baeobatrachus isolate aAnoBae1 unplaced genomic scaffold, aAnoBae1.hap1 Scaffold_362, whole genome shotgun sequence, a single genomic window includes:
- the LOC142273417 gene encoding uncharacterized protein LOC142273417, translating into MDSYTNWNKEPKDCEGKMTSSLLEKEHLPKLKTSFYVMGSTFLLLCFIFVIVYMLHQGTIANDVNEQTREIQHSRRPRGSDTRNLLTENITDDSVEITGNICMGYGTKCCIELHFIHDTDIILHAIAGPKTRFTQLQGEYVHNNKTGTWECSPTDVLYWNIEIRGDEPAVWSGDITNDMIARGKFGRSKAEILLKTQVFGKILDPSLLSISEGDKDWVKTWNFQITREPVQVQVSVVFTVTNTIVPEIRVSPQTVHNKVNTLPIMLKCNTRLKLPSESLLTWTKNSSFLGSFLNSPTNVIHRGQIGNIRWMDDTFIFSIENPSSRDSGIYQCCVETKTHYRHCKDVSVNIWYDNGFYLCEFYV; encoded by the coding sequence atggattcctatacgaactggaataaagaacctaaagactgtgaaggaaagatgacatcaagccttctggagaaagaacatcttcccaagctcaagaccagcttctacgtgatgggatctacgttcctgctgctttgctttattttcgtcattgtttacatgttacatcaaggaacaatcgccaatgatgtgaatgaacagactagagagattcaacattctcgaagaccaagaggatcagatacacggaacttactgacagagaacatcacggacgattctgtggagataacaggaaatatctgcatgggatatggaacaaaatgttgcattgaattacatttcatacacgacacagacataatattacatgcgattgcaggacctaaaactagattcacacaattacaaggagaatatgtacacaataataaaacgggtacatgggaatgttctcctacagatgtactatactggaacatagagatcagaggtgatgaacctgctgtatggtccggtgatattacaaatgacatgattgcaaggggaaagtttggaagatccaaagcagaaattttgttaaaaactcaggtttttgggaaaattctggatccttctttactctccatttcagaaggagataaagattgggtcaaaacatggaatttccagataacacgggaacctgtgcaagttcaggtatctgtagtgtttaccgttactaacactatagttccggaaataagggtttcaccacagacagtacataataaagtaaatacattacccataatgttaaaatgtaacacaaggttgaaattgccttctgagtctttgttgacatggaccaaaaattcatcatttttgggaagttttttaaacagtccaactaatgtcattcacagaggtcagattggtaatatcaggtggatggatgatactttcattttttccatagagaatccatcttccagggactctggaatttaccagtgttgcgttgaaacaaagacacattacagacattgtaaagacgttagtgtgaatatttg